The following proteins are co-located in the Pseudomonas cavernae genome:
- a CDS encoding KpsF/GutQ family sugar-phosphate isomerase, whose translation MTHPSDLIQSAQRTIRLELEAVEGLLPRIDANFVRACELILACKGRVVVVGMGKSGHIGNKIAATLASTGTTAFFVHPAEASHGDMGMITRDDLVLALSNSGSTAEIVTLLPLIKRLGITLISMTGNPDSPLAKAAEANLDARVPQEACPLNLAPTSSTTAALVLGDALAIALLEARGFTAEDFAFSHPGGALGRRLLLKVENVMHAGSDLPQVQRGTALKVALLEMTEKGLGMTAIVESDGHLAGIFTDGDLRRALDRGIDIRQATIDSVMTPHGKTARAEMLAAEALKIMEDHKISALVVVDAQDRPIGALNMHDLLRAGVM comes from the coding sequence ATGACGCACCCCAGTGACCTGATCCAGTCCGCACAGCGCACCATCCGCCTGGAACTCGAGGCGGTAGAGGGCCTGCTGCCACGTATCGACGCCAATTTCGTGCGCGCCTGCGAGTTGATTCTCGCCTGCAAGGGCCGCGTGGTCGTGGTCGGCATGGGCAAGTCCGGGCACATCGGCAACAAGATCGCCGCCACCCTGGCCAGCACCGGCACCACCGCCTTCTTCGTCCACCCGGCCGAAGCTAGCCATGGCGACATGGGCATGATCACCCGTGACGATTTGGTGCTGGCCCTGTCCAACTCCGGCTCGACGGCGGAAATCGTCACCCTGCTGCCACTGATCAAGCGCCTCGGCATCACTCTGATCAGCATGACCGGCAACCCCGACTCGCCGCTGGCCAAGGCCGCCGAGGCCAACCTCGACGCCCGCGTCCCGCAGGAAGCCTGCCCGCTGAACCTAGCGCCGACGTCGTCGACCACCGCCGCCCTGGTGCTCGGCGACGCTCTGGCCATCGCCCTGCTGGAGGCGCGCGGCTTTACCGCCGAGGACTTCGCCTTCTCGCACCCGGGCGGCGCGCTGGGCCGACGCCTGCTGCTGAAGGTGGAAAACGTCATGCATGCCGGCAGCGACTTGCCGCAGGTGCAACGCGGCACGGCACTGAAGGTCGCCCTCCTGGAGATGACCGAGAAAGGCCTGGGCATGACCGCCATAGTCGAGAGCGACGGTCATCTCGCTGGAATCTTCACCGATGGCGACCTGCGCCGCGCCCTCGACCGCGGCATCGACATCCGCCAGGCAACCATCGACAGTGTCATGACCCCGCACGGCAAGACCGCACGCGCGGAAATGCTCGCCGCCGAGGCGCTGAAAATCATGGAAGACCACAAGATCAGTGCACTGGTGGTGGTCGACGCGCAGGATCGACCGATTGGCGCCCTGAATATGCATGACCTGCTGCGCGCCGGAGTGATGTGA
- a CDS encoding KdsC family phosphatase: protein MSDELLQRARAIKLAIFDVDGVLTDGRLYFLTDGSEFKTFNTLDGHGIKMLINSGVRTAIISGRKTPVVERRAQNLGIQHLYQGREDKLVVLDELLGELGLKYEQVAYLGDDLPDLPVIRRVGLGMAVASADRFVREHAHGVTQARGGEGAAREFCELIMCAQGSLDAAQAAYL from the coding sequence ATGAGCGACGAACTGCTGCAACGCGCCCGCGCGATCAAGTTGGCGATCTTCGATGTCGACGGCGTACTGACCGACGGCCGTCTGTACTTCCTCACCGACGGCAGCGAATTCAAGACCTTCAACACCCTCGACGGCCATGGCATCAAGATGCTGATCAACTCCGGGGTGCGCACCGCCATCATCAGCGGACGCAAAACCCCGGTGGTCGAACGCCGCGCACAGAACCTGGGGATTCAACACCTCTACCAAGGCCGCGAAGACAAACTGGTGGTACTCGACGAACTGCTCGGTGAACTCGGCCTAAAGTATGAGCAAGTGGCCTACCTGGGCGACGACTTGCCGGACCTGCCGGTGATTCGCCGCGTCGGCCTAGGTATGGCGGTAGCCAGCGCCGACCGCTTCGTCCGCGAACACGCCCACGGCGTCACCCAGGCACGCGGCGGCGAAGGCGCGGCCCGTGAGTTTTGCGAACTGATCATGTGCGCCCAAGGCAGCCTGGATGCTGCCCAAGCCGCCTACCTGTAG
- the lptC gene encoding LPS export ABC transporter periplasmic protein LptC produces MLRKLLLTLFFGLAAALLVALGYWNIAPENDKVANTGADTAIDFYAVNARTVQYQADGKLHYEMTGTKIEHLKASDVSLVSQPDLQLYRGTPLPWHVRSERAEVSPNGQEVELIDAVRVERTDAKGRPTIITTSRMTVFPDKEYAQTQQAVRIEAANGVTTANGMKAYLKDSRVLLLSNVRGQHEVR; encoded by the coding sequence ATGCTGCGCAAACTGCTTCTCACCCTGTTCTTTGGCCTCGCCGCCGCACTGCTGGTGGCGCTTGGCTACTGGAACATCGCCCCGGAAAACGACAAGGTGGCCAACACCGGCGCCGACACCGCCATCGACTTCTATGCGGTCAACGCCCGCACCGTGCAGTATCAGGCCGACGGCAAACTGCATTACGAGATGACCGGGACCAAGATCGAGCACCTCAAGGCTAGCGATGTCAGCCTAGTGTCCCAGCCGGACCTGCAACTCTACCGTGGCACGCCATTGCCCTGGCACGTGCGCAGCGAGCGCGCCGAAGTGTCACCCAACGGTCAGGAGGTCGAACTGATCGATGCCGTACGCGTCGAACGCACCGACGCTAAGGGTCGCCCGACCATCATTACCACCAGCCGCATGACCGTGTTCCCCGACAAGGAATATGCGCAGACCCAGCAAGCCGTTAGAATCGAGGCCGCCAACGGGGTGACCACGGCTAATGGAATGAAAGCGTATTTGAAAGACAGCCGGGTGCTCCTGCTGTCCAACGTAAGAGGCCAGCATGAGGTTCGTTAA
- the lptA gene encoding lipopolysaccharide transport periplasmic protein LptA, which produces MRFVNQFSLRTLPLLFSLGATIASTSAWALPTDREQPIRVQADSAELDDKQGVAVYRGGVIITQGSMKITGDTVTITQTAEGDIDVFTSVGKPAYYEQKPEVDKEIVKAYGLTIQYFASKDRIVLIDQAKVIQEGNTFEGEKIVYDTQRQIVNAGRATGTNVTTPRPRIDMVIQPKKKPADQQAPQ; this is translated from the coding sequence ATGAGGTTCGTTAACCAGTTCTCCCTCCGCACCCTGCCCCTGCTCTTCAGCCTGGGTGCCACCATTGCGAGCACCAGCGCCTGGGCACTACCGACCGACCGCGAACAGCCGATCCGCGTGCAGGCCGACAGCGCCGAGTTGGACGACAAGCAAGGCGTCGCGGTGTACCGTGGCGGCGTGATCATCACTCAGGGCAGCATGAAGATCACCGGCGACACGGTGACCATCACCCAGACCGCCGAAGGCGACATCGACGTGTTCACCTCGGTGGGCAAACCGGCCTACTACGAGCAGAAACCGGAGGTCGACAAGGAAATCGTCAAGGCCTATGGCCTGACCATCCAGTACTTCGCCAGCAAGGACCGCATCGTCCTGATCGACCAGGCCAAGGTGATTCAGGAAGGCAACACCTTCGAGGGCGAGAAGATCGTCTATGACACCCAGCGCCAGATCGTCAACGCCGGCCGCGCCACGGGCACCAACGTGACCACCCCGCGCCCGCGCATCGACATGGTCATCCAACCGAAGAAAAAACCCGCCGACCAGCAGGCGCCGCAGTAA
- the lptB gene encoding LPS export ABC transporter ATP-binding protein: MATLKAQHLAKSYKGRQVVRDVSLSIESGQIVGLLGPNGAGKTTCFYMIVGLVGADQGRVRIDQQDVTHLPMHGRARAGIGYLPQEASIFRKLSVADNIMAILETRQDLDRAGRRKELENLLQEFHISHIRDNLGMSLSGGERRRVEIARALATAPKFILLDEPFAGVDPISVGDIKQIIHHLKAKGIGVLITDHNVRETLDICETAYIVNDGQLIAEGDAETILANQLVKEVYLGHEFRL, from the coding sequence ATGGCCACCCTGAAAGCCCAGCACCTGGCAAAAAGCTACAAAGGCCGCCAGGTTGTCCGCGACGTCAGCCTGTCGATCGAAAGTGGGCAGATCGTCGGCCTGCTCGGCCCCAACGGCGCCGGCAAGACCACCTGCTTCTACATGATCGTCGGCCTGGTCGGCGCCGATCAGGGCCGTGTGCGCATCGATCAACAGGACGTCACCCACCTGCCCATGCATGGCCGCGCACGCGCCGGGATTGGCTACCTGCCGCAGGAAGCCTCGATTTTTCGCAAGCTGTCAGTCGCCGACAACATCATGGCGATCCTAGAAACCCGCCAGGACCTCGACCGCGCCGGACGACGCAAGGAGTTGGAAAACCTGCTGCAGGAATTCCACATCAGCCATATCCGCGACAACCTCGGCATGAGCCTGTCTGGCGGCGAGCGCCGGCGCGTAGAAATTGCCCGCGCCCTGGCCACCGCCCCGAAGTTCATCCTCCTCGACGAACCCTTTGCCGGCGTCGACCCCATTTCGGTTGGCGACATCAAGCAGATCATCCACCACCTCAAGGCCAAAGGCATTGGCGTCCTGATCACCGATCACAACGTACGGGAAACCCTGGATATCTGTGAGACGGCCTACATCGTCAACGATGGCCAATTGATCGCCGAGGGCGATGCCGAGACGATCCTGGCCAACCAATTGGTGAAAGAAGTCTACCTGGGTCACGAATTCCGCCTGTAG
- a CDS encoding RNA polymerase factor sigma-54, whose protein sequence is MKPSLVLKMGQQLTMTPQLQQAIRLLQLSTLDLQQEIQEALESNPMLERQEDGDDFDNADPLADGADTPSAPAEQSESFAESSYQEVNSSVDNLEEGEWNERIPSELPVDTAWEDIYQTSASSLPSNDDDEWDFTTRTSSGESLQTHLLWQLNLAPMSDKDRLIAVTLIDCINDQGYLEESLQEVLEAFDPELDIELDEVEAVLHRIQQFEPAGIGARDLRECLLLQLRQLSAKTPWLSEAQRLAGDYLDLLGGRDYSQLMRRMRLKEDELRQVIELIQSLNPRPGSQIESSEAEYVVPDVIVRKHNDRWLVELNQEAMPRLRVNPQYASFVRRADASADNTFMRNQLQEARWFIKSLQSRNETLMKVATQIVEHQRGFLDYGDEAMKPLVLHDIAEAVGMHESTISRVTTQKFMHTPRGIYELKYFFSSHVSTAEGGECSSTAIRAIIKKLVAAENAKKPLSDSKIAGLLEAQGIQVARRTVAKYRESLGIAPSSERKRLM, encoded by the coding sequence ATGAAACCATCGCTAGTCCTTAAGATGGGCCAGCAGCTGACGATGACACCGCAGCTGCAACAAGCCATCCGCCTCCTCCAGCTGTCGACCCTGGATCTGCAACAAGAGATTCAGGAAGCCCTGGAATCGAACCCGATGCTCGAACGCCAGGAAGATGGCGACGACTTCGACAATGCCGATCCACTGGCCGATGGCGCCGACACTCCGAGTGCTCCCGCCGAGCAGAGCGAGTCCTTCGCGGAAAGCAGCTACCAGGAAGTCAACTCATCGGTCGACAACTTGGAGGAAGGCGAATGGAACGAACGCATCCCCAGCGAACTGCCCGTCGACACCGCCTGGGAAGACATCTACCAGACCAGCGCCAGCAGCCTGCCCAGCAACGATGATGACGAGTGGGACTTCACCACCCGCACCTCGTCCGGCGAAAGCCTGCAAACCCACTTATTGTGGCAGCTCAACCTGGCGCCGATGTCCGACAAGGACCGCCTGATCGCCGTCACCCTGATCGACTGCATCAACGACCAGGGCTATCTGGAGGAAAGCCTGCAGGAAGTGCTCGAAGCCTTCGACCCGGAGCTGGACATCGAACTGGACGAAGTGGAAGCGGTGCTGCATCGCATCCAGCAATTCGAGCCGGCCGGCATCGGCGCGCGCGACCTGCGCGAATGCCTGCTCCTGCAACTACGCCAGCTGTCGGCCAAGACCCCCTGGCTGAGCGAGGCCCAGCGCCTGGCCGGCGACTACCTCGACCTGCTCGGCGGCCGCGACTACAGCCAGTTGATGCGCCGCATGCGCCTCAAGGAAGACGAGCTGCGTCAGGTCATCGAGCTGATCCAGAGCCTCAACCCGCGCCCCGGCTCGCAGATCGAGTCGAGCGAGGCGGAATACGTGGTGCCCGACGTCATTGTGCGCAAACATAACGACCGCTGGCTGGTGGAGCTGAACCAGGAAGCCATGCCGCGCCTGCGGGTCAACCCGCAATACGCCAGTTTCGTGCGCCGCGCCGATGCCAGCGCCGACAACACCTTCATGCGCAATCAGCTGCAGGAAGCACGCTGGTTCATCAAGAGCCTGCAAAGTCGCAACGAGACGCTGATGAAGGTCGCCACCCAGATCGTCGAACATCAGCGTGGCTTCCTCGACTATGGCGACGAGGCGATGAAGCCGCTGGTGCTGCACGACATCGCCGAAGCCGTGGGCATGCACGAATCGACCATTTCCCGGGTCACCACGCAGAAATTCATGCACACGCCGCGTGGCATTTACGAGTTGAAATACTTCTTCTCCAGCCACGTCAGCACCGCCGAAGGCGGCGAATGCTCCTCCACCGCAATCCGCGCGATCATCAAAAAACTGGTCGCTGCGGAAAATGCGAAAAAGCCGTTGAGCGACAGCAAGATCGCTGGTTTACTGGAAGCACAGGGCATTCAAGTAGCCCGTCGCACCGTCGCCAAATACCGTGAATCCCTCGGAATAGCGCCTTCCAGCGAACGCAAGCGACTGA